In one Silene latifolia isolate original U9 population chromosome 10, ASM4854445v1, whole genome shotgun sequence genomic region, the following are encoded:
- the LOC141604698 gene encoding putative E3 ubiquitin-protein ligase RHG1A, whose protein sequence is MQGQRGAIGSLPDSINFEYESLTTNLDMDPQICWNDLRNSSENTSMGNISQEGQTLTRWNTVGSSSSGSQNLVGQIGWSPPVNTSSGGNIVSQPIVNLNLNADIVDGPTFVRGSGSGSASQNFDLNEGRFHRVGNDNSPKPIGYDSKFHHMSGSSSGSGVFPVEDNDGSRPLDGRRVSCKRKTLEGNVGQSSSGNGGNFFSRAEASMWRPLASHFDASSSMNIAETPESSSNVGLPEEVNPRLGLGIGGGRDYVRPLNVSGGPERSHRNYRLRMSSSVQQDSLSNNSFLPVPVSATRHSDIPPAHQPLRFVPMNPPIDLMAPPIPTETAVPQNQSVTYGVPSQRNVQAHRWNSFRSGISSSSSVFGEADDAFPDGSSSRSLPRNIGEHPVFAPPVEARSLASHPTLWTGSGTGGTVISRNIGSSSRSRSHPRSIPSAGPSQDSHRPTQYSRRLSEYVRRSLLPTGLPEVTGQSSSSQQQSVPASSQDGVLPASGGSQGQSHSHSRSALWLERQADGTSGIPYLRALAAAGEGRSRIVSEIRNALNSIRRGEGLRIEDLMLLDQSIYFGRAEIHDQHRDMRLDVDNMSYEELLALEERIGNVCTGLTEETIVKCLKERKHVQTSSNDQTEAEPCCVCQETYKEGEYIGTLDCGHDFHKDCIKQWLSQKNLCPICKTTGLATK, encoded by the exons ATGCAAGGGCAGAGGGGCGCCATTGGTTCCTTGCCTGATTCAATCAATTTTGAATACGAGTCTCTAACTACAAATTTGGATATGGACCCACAAATTTGTTGGAATGATCTTCGGAATTCTTCTGAAAACACATCTATGGGCAACATAAGTCAAGAAGGGCAAACCTTGACTAGATGGAACACTGTTGGTTCGAGTTCTAGCGGATCCCAGAACCTTGTTGGCCAAATTGGATGGTCACCTCCAGTTAATACGTCTAGTGGTGGCAATATAGTTTCACAACCGATTGTCAATTTAAACCTTAACGCCGACATTGTTGATGGGCCCACATTTGTGCGAGGTTCTGGCTCCGGTTCTGCATCTCAGAACTTTGATTTGAATGAAGGACGTTTCCATAGAGTTGGTAATGATAATTCTCCAAAACCTATCGGGTATGATAGTAAATTTCATCATATGTCTGGTAGTTCATCCGGAAGTGGTGTGTTTCCGGTTGAAGATAATGATGGTAGTAGACCTTTGGATGGTCGTCGGGTATCTTGTAAGAGGAAGACCCTTGAAGGAAATGTTGGTCAGTCATCTAGCGGTAATGGAGGAAATTTCTTTTCGAGGGCAGAAGCTAGCATGTGGCGGCCACTGGCTTCACACTTCGATGCAAGTAGCAGCATGAACATAGCCGAGACACCAGAAAGTTCTTCAAACGTGGGCCTCCCGGAAGAAGTGAATCCAAGGCTTGGATTAGGCATAGGAGGAGGACGTGATTACGTACGTCCTCTAAATGTTTCTGGTGGCCCGGAAAGATCTCACAGGAACTATCGGTTGAGGATGAGCTCTTCAGTTCAGCAAGATTCTCTGTCAAATAATTCATTTTTACCAGTGCCTGTTAGTGCTACCAGGCATTCCGATATTCCGCCAGCCCATCAGCCCTTGAGATTTGTCCCTATGAACCCTCCTATTGACTTGATGGCTCCTCCTATCCCGACTGAGACAGCAGTTCCTCAGAATCAGTCTGTCACATACGGTGTACCTTCGCAGCGTAATGTGCAAGCACATAGGTGGAATAGTTTTAGGTCTGGAATTTCATCTAGCTCATCTGTGTTTGGAGAGGCAGACGATGCGTTCCCTGATGGTTCTAGCTCTAGAAGCCTTCCAAGAAATATTGGAGAGCATCCTGTGTTTGCACCTCCAGTTGAAGCAAGGAGCCTGGCTTCACATCCAACGCTCTGGACTGGTAGTGGTACTGGTGGCACAGTAATATCTAGGAACATTGGGTCAAGTTCTCGCTCTAGGTCCCATCCAAGGTCCATCCCTTCCGCGGGACCTAGTCAGGATTCTCATCGTCCTACACAGTATTCTCGAAGATTGTCAGAATATGTTCGTAGGTCACTCTTGCCAACTGGTTTGCCTGAGGTTACAGGTCAAAGCAGTAGTAGTCAGCAACAATCAGTTCCAGCTTCCTCGCAAGATGGAGTTCTTCCCGCCAGTGGTGGAAGTCAAGGGCAAAGTCACTCGCACTCTAGATCGGCATTATGGTTGGAGAGGCAAGCTGATGGCACTAGTGGAATCCCTTATTTACGAGCTTTAGCAGCTGCTGGCGAAGGAAGAAGCAGGATCGTCTCCGAG ATCCGGAATGCTTTGAATTCAATTCGTAGAGGTGAAGGACTGCGAATCGAG GACCTTATGTTACTTGACCAGTCCATCTATTTTGGAAGGGCTGAAATTCATGATCAGCATAGAGATATGAGGCTTGATGTTGATAACATGTCTTACGAG GAGCTGTTGGCTTTGGAGGAGCGCATTGGAAACGTGTGCACTGGGTTGACTGAAGAGACGATTGTAAAATGTCTAAAAGAGCGCAAGCATGTTCAAACCTCGAGCAATGATCAGACTGAGGCAGAGCCTTGCTGTGTTTGTCAG GAAACATACAAGGAGGGTGAATACATCGGAACCCTGGACTGTGGACATGATTTCCACAAAGATTGTATCAAACAATGGCTTTCACAGAAGAATCTGTGCCCCATTTGTAAAACAACAGGCTTAGCCACTAAGTAA
- the LOC141604696 gene encoding uncharacterized protein LOC141604696 isoform X2, with the protein MFGACLVLQMSGHRKCHGSWRLYMNLLAARNERESVQIALRPKVSWGSCGVAGTVQVQCNDLTSASGDRLVVGQSLKIRRVAPVLGVPDALVPLDLPVSRISLYPGETTSLWLSIDVPSDQPPGIYQGDILVLAIKADAPSATSSLGKAEKRDLFRELSTCLEIMGAVNHNSVDEMVNKAKSVSSNLNRVLLSPSFSEFLTDNGTADMMEEDSTLSRSVQVKISLTVWDFTLPITPSLPAVIGISDTVIEDRYNVEHGSNEWFDTLDMHFKWLLQYKISPYFCRWGDSMRVLTYTCPWPADHPKSDEYFSDPRLAAYAVPYCPVVSCVDAAPNFLQEEINVLKTKDHWRKAYFYLWDEPLNVEHFNSIRRMASEIYAHAPDARVLTTYYCGPSDAPLAATSFEAFLKVPKYLRPHTQIYCTSEWVLGNREDLAKDVVEELEGGEEWWTYVCMGPSDPHPNWHLGMRGTQHRAVMWRIWKEGGTGFLYWGANCYEKATVSSAEVRFRRGLPPGDGVLYYPGEVFSSSREPVASLRLERLLSGLQDIEYLKLYAARYGRDESLSLLERTGLYLGPERYTIEHAPVDMMRGEVYSRCRSS; encoded by the exons ATGAATCTGCTAGCTGCTAGAAATGAGAGAGAAAGCGTTCAAATTGCTCTACGACCAAAGGTTTCTTGGGGTAGCTGCGGTGTTGCAGGAACAGTACAGGTGCAATGTAATGACCTTACCTCTGCTTCCGGTGATCG GTTGGTTGTCGGCCAATCTTTGAAGATCCGGCGTGTTGCTCCCGTTTTAGGTGTTCCAGATGCTCTTGTGCCTCTAGACCTGCCAGTCTCTCGCATTAGCCTGTACCCTGG AGAAACAACTTCGTTATGGTTGTCCATTGATGTGCCGAGTGACCAACCTCCAGGAATATATCAGGGAGACATACTTGTCCTTGCAATCAAGGCCGATGCACC ATCTGCAACGTCAAGCTTGGGTAAAGCTGAAAAACGGGATCTTTTCAGAGAATTGAGTACCTGTCTGGAGATCATGGGAGCAGTTAACCATAACTCAGTAGATGAAATG GTTAACAAAGCAAAATCCGTGAGTTCAAACCTGAATCGTGTTCTTCTGTCTCCATCATTTTCCGAGTTTCTAACCGATAATGGGACTGCTGATATGATGGAGGAAGATTCTACTCTAAGCCGTTCAGTTCAAGTAAAGATAAGCTTGACAGTTTGGGACTTCACACTTCCAATTACACCATCGCTTCCTGCTGTAATTGGC ATATCTGATACAGTCATTGAGGACCGATACAATGTGGAACATGGAAGCAATGAATGGTTTGACACGTTGGACATGCATTTTAAATGGCTGCTTCAATATAAGATCAGTCCCTATTTCTGTAGATGGGGCGATAGCATGCGTGTATTGACTTATACATGTCCATGGCCTG CCGATCATCCAAAATCAGATGAATATTTCTCAGATCCAAGGCTGGCGGCATATGCTGTTCCTTATTGTCCAGTTGTATCATG TGTTGATGCTGCGCCAAATTTTCTGCAGGAAGAGATCAACGTACTAAAGACAAAGGATCATTGGAGGAAAGCCTACTTCTATTTGTGGGATGAG CCGCTGAATGTGGAGCATTTCAACTCCATACGTAGAATGGCCAGTGAGATTTACGCTCATGCTCCAGATGCTCGTGTTTTAACTACTTACTACTGTG GGCCAAGTGATGCACCTTTAGCGGCTACTTCATTTGAGGCGTTTCTGAAAGTTCCAAAGTATCTACGACCTCACACTCAAATTTACTGTACCAg TGAATGGGTTTTGGGTAATCGAGAAGATTTGGCCAAGGATGTTGTTGAAGAGCTAGAGGGGGGTGAG GAGTGGTGGACATATGTGTGCATGGGACCATCTGATCCTCATCCTAATTGGCACCTTGGCATGCGCGGTACACAACATCGGGCAGTGATGTGGCGGATCTGGAAGGAAGGTGGAACTGGTTTCCTTTACTGGGGAGCTAATTGCTATGAGAAGGCAACAGTCTCCAGTGCCGAG GTGAGGTTTCGTCGTGGCCTCCCTCCTGGAGATGGTGTTCTTTATTACCCAGGCGAGGTGTTTTCATCTTCCCGGGAACCAGTGGCTTCTCTGAGATTAGAGCGCCTCTTGAGTGGCTTACAG GACATCGAGTACCTGAAGCTATACGCTGCAAGATACGGAAGAGACGAAAGCTTATCTTTGTTAGAAAGAACAGGACTTTATCTTGGCCCTGAACGTTACACTATTGAGCATGCTCCCGTAGATATGATGCGCGGTGAAGTCTACTCCAGGTGTAGATCATCTTAG
- the LOC141604699 gene encoding cold-regulated protein 27-like isoform X1, with the protein MSSQTSGVRGRDLVGVDVQDEVSNLDLFAHESTPSEWTDEKHSLYLKSMEASFVQQLYSSMESSRLHSNRKHHSHMRSRNQTESNSTGQYKVHQNGCWQRIQVGRVEPRPRQIEERQFLLQNPWIQHFRTKGRENKTVQENASFEGQPIGGNGRTMYTCGFGNIKEHTSNTQAYYDSNNSREFSDQNFDDKDSGGGGAQVG; encoded by the exons ATGAGTTCGCAAACTTCTGGTGTTAGAGggagagatcttgttggtgtTGATGTACAAGATGAGGTTTCTAATTTG GACTTGTTTGCACATGAATCTACACCCTCCGAGTGGACTGATGAGAAGCATAGCTTGTATCTCAAGTCGATGGAAGCGTCATTTGTTCAACAATTATACAGTTCTATGGAATCAAGCCGTTTGCACTCAAATAGGAAGCACCATTCACATATGAGATCACGCAACCAAACTGAATCAAACTCCACAGGCCAG TATAAGGTCCATCAAAATGGTTGCTGGCAGAGAATTCAAGTTGGAAGAGTGGAACCACGTCCACGACAAATTGAAGAACGTCAGTTTCTTTTGCAAAACCCTTGGATTCAGCATTTTAGAACCAAAGGCCGCGAAAACAAAACTGTCCAGGAAAATGCTTCATTTGAAGGTCAGCCAATCGGAGGCAATGGAAGAACGATGTACACGTGTGGATTTGGGAACATCAAAGAGCACACTTCCAACACTCAAGCTTATTATGATTCAAACAATAGTAGAG AATTCTCGGATCAGAATTTTGACGATAAAGACAGTGGAGGTGGAGGCGCACAGGTGGGATGA
- the LOC141604699 gene encoding cold-regulated protein 27-like isoform X2: protein MSSQTSGVRGRDLVGVDVQDEVSNLDLFAHESTPSEWTDEKHSLYLKSMEASFVQQLYSSMESSRLHSNRKHHSHMRSRNQTESNSTGQRIQVGRVEPRPRQIEERQFLLQNPWIQHFRTKGRENKTVQENASFEGQPIGGNGRTMYTCGFGNIKEHTSNTQAYYDSNNSREFSDQNFDDKDSGGGGAQVG, encoded by the exons ATGAGTTCGCAAACTTCTGGTGTTAGAGggagagatcttgttggtgtTGATGTACAAGATGAGGTTTCTAATTTG GACTTGTTTGCACATGAATCTACACCCTCCGAGTGGACTGATGAGAAGCATAGCTTGTATCTCAAGTCGATGGAAGCGTCATTTGTTCAACAATTATACAGTTCTATGGAATCAAGCCGTTTGCACTCAAATAGGAAGCACCATTCACATATGAGATCACGCAACCAAACTGAATCAAACTCCACAGGCCAG AGAATTCAAGTTGGAAGAGTGGAACCACGTCCACGACAAATTGAAGAACGTCAGTTTCTTTTGCAAAACCCTTGGATTCAGCATTTTAGAACCAAAGGCCGCGAAAACAAAACTGTCCAGGAAAATGCTTCATTTGAAGGTCAGCCAATCGGAGGCAATGGAAGAACGATGTACACGTGTGGATTTGGGAACATCAAAGAGCACACTTCCAACACTCAAGCTTATTATGATTCAAACAATAGTAGAG AATTCTCGGATCAGAATTTTGACGATAAAGACAGTGGAGGTGGAGGCGCACAGGTGGGATGA
- the LOC141604697 gene encoding putative serine/threonine-protein kinase At1g01540 yields the protein MSFLNEQLSKNTSIFSLKLWVILAIFICSLILVILLILYFYYVIKRKITLKRINNNIPVISKEITEILVELENPARDVIKPVPGRVNKLDSDSEKKLVVIASELVDEKIGGGGGAQRVHIEIGAKWEVGWGNWYSLREIEECTNGFDDGNVIGEGGYGIVYHGVLEDHTHVAVKSLLNNRGQAEKEFKVEVEAIGRVRHKNLVRLLGYCAEGAHRILVYEYVDNGNIEQWLHGDVGPLSPITWDARINILVGTAKGLTYLHEGLEPKVVHRDIKSSNILVDKQWNPKVSDFGLAKLLGSDLNYVTTRVMGTFGYVAPEYASSGMLNERSDVYSFGILVMEIISGRNPVDYSRPPGEVKLVDWVKQMVSTRNTEGIIDPKLAEKPSSRALKRVLLVALRCVDPNAQKRPKMGQVVHMLEAEEFPFREDRRVSREHAQSDHSSVKERRTERRAFESGDSSGYDSGAPGSRPPLPKP from the exons ATGTCATTCCTAAATGAACAACTCTCAAAAAATACCTCAATATTTAGTCTAAAATTATGGGTAATCCTAGCAATATTCATATGTAGTTTAATTCTCGTAATTCTGTTAATTCTCTATTTTTATTACGTAATTAAACGTAAAATCACGTTAaaacgaattaacaataacataCCAGTTATCTCCAAGGAGATAACTGAAATCCTGGTCGAGCTCGAAAACCCGGCCAGGGACGTAATAAAACCCGTCCCCGGCCGGGTTAATAAACTCGACTCGGATTCCGAAAAGAAGTTGGTTGTTATAGCTTCTGAGCTAGTTGATGAAAAAATAGGTGGTGGGGGTGGGGCCCAGAGGGTACATATAGAGATAGGGGCAAAATGGGAAGTGGGTTGGGGAAATTGGTATAGTTTAAGAGAAATAGAAGAATGTACAAATGGTTTTGATGATGGTAATGTTATTGGTGAAGGTGGTTATGGTATTGTTTATCATGGTGTTTTGGAAGATCATACTCATGTTGCTGTTAAATCTCTTCTTAATAATAG AGGTCAAGCTGAAAAGGAGTTTAAGGTTGAAGTGGAAGCGATTGGACGTGTTCGACACAAGAATTTAGTCCGATTATTGGGTTATTGTGCTGAAGGAGCTCACAG GATTCTCGTGTACGAATATGTCGACAATGGCAACATAGAACAGTGGCTTCATGGAGATGTTGGACCTCTCAGTCCGATCACATGGGATGCCCGGATTAATATTTTGGTAGGCACAGCGAAAGG ATTGACTTACCTGCACGAGGGACTCGAGCCAAAAGTCGTTCATCGAGACATTAAGTCAAGTAACATACTGGTTGATAAGCAATGGAATCCTAAGGTCTCTGATTTTGGCCTcgccaagctcttgggatcagaCCTCAATTATGTGACAACCCGAGTCATGGGAACTTTCGG ATATGTTGCCCCGGAATATGCTAGTTCAGGTATGCTAAACGAAAGAAGTGATGTTTATAGTTTCGGCATTCTAGTAATGGAGATAATTTCTGGGCGGAACCCTGTCGATTACAGCCGGCCTCCTGGAGAG GTGAAGTTAGTTGATTGGGTTAAACAAATGGTTTCAACCAGGAATACAGAAGGCATCATAGATCCAAAATTAGCAGAAAAACCGTCTTCCAGGGCACTGAAGCGTGTATTATTAGTAGCATTGCGTTGTGTCGACCCAAATGCTCAAAAACGTCCTAAGATGGGTCAGGTTGTACACATGCTAGAAGCCGAAGAGTTCCCTTTCCGAGAG GATCGTAGAGTTAGTAGAGAACATGCACAGTCTGATCATAGCAGTGTTAAAGAAAGGAGGACGGAGAGGCGAGCATTTGAATCAGGAGACAGTAGCGGGTATGATAGTGGTGCACCGGGTTCTAGACCGCCTTTGCCAAAACCATAA